The following proteins are encoded in a genomic region of Thiomicrospira sp. R3:
- a CDS encoding ArsJ-associated glyceraldehyde-3-phosphate dehydrogenase, which yields MTIRIAINGFGRMGRLAMREVWDWPDIEIIHINEIACDAYSSAHLVTFDSAHGRWFQEVFGEGDAIYVGDKKISYSMNQAIEDTDWASMDLDLVIECTGKFRTVEQVSAYLERGVKQVVVAAPMKEGIKNIVMGINDHIFEAGKDPIITAASCTTNCIAPVIKVIHEQFGIKHGMITTMHNITNTQKVVDHGHADLRRARASFQSLIPTTTGSASAIGTIFPELNGKLNGIAVRVPFMNASLTDLVLELDVSTTKDEVNAKLKAAAESYLQGILGYEDRPLVSADYEGEKCSSVIDALSTMVVNGTQLKVLAWYDNEIGYVARMMELGRKAATLNQSV from the coding sequence GGTTTTGGTCGAATGGGACGTTTGGCGATGCGCGAGGTCTGGGATTGGCCGGATATCGAAATCATCCATATCAATGAAATTGCCTGTGATGCCTATTCATCAGCGCATTTGGTGACCTTTGATTCAGCACATGGTCGCTGGTTCCAAGAAGTCTTTGGTGAAGGCGATGCAATTTATGTCGGCGACAAAAAAATTAGCTATTCAATGAATCAGGCGATTGAAGACACGGATTGGGCGAGTATGGATTTGGATTTGGTGATTGAATGTACTGGTAAATTTCGCACGGTTGAACAGGTTAGCGCCTATCTGGAGCGCGGCGTTAAACAGGTCGTGGTGGCCGCACCCATGAAAGAGGGGATTAAAAATATTGTCATGGGGATTAATGACCATATTTTTGAAGCCGGCAAAGACCCGATTATTACCGCTGCCTCTTGCACCACCAATTGCATTGCCCCAGTGATTAAAGTGATTCATGAACAGTTTGGTATTAAACATGGAATGATTACCACCATGCACAACATTACCAACACCCAAAAAGTGGTGGATCATGGCCATGCAGATTTACGCCGCGCACGTGCGAGTTTCCAATCATTAATCCCAACTACTACCGGTTCGGCCAGCGCCATAGGTACAATTTTCCCAGAGCTTAATGGCAAGCTCAATGGCATCGCAGTGCGGGTTCCATTTATGAATGCGTCGCTAACGGATTTGGTTTTGGAGCTGGATGTATCCACCACTAAAGACGAGGTGAATGCCAAGCTCAAAGCGGCCGCAGAAAGCTATTTGCAAGGCATTCTAGGCTACGAAGACCGTCCTTTAGTGTCGGCAGACTATGAAGGCGAAAAATGTTCTTCGGTGATCGATGCCCTATCGACAATGGTGGTAAATGGAACTCAGTTAAAAGTCTTGGCTTGGTATGACAATGAAATAGGTTATGTCGCACGAATGATGGAACTTGGCCGCAAAGCAGCCACACTTAATCAATCGGTTTAA
- a CDS encoding DUF302 domain-containing protein — translation MKTITMLKVGFLAGIIALMSGCGTMKAAGNLEEGAWGTFNEIWDRWVESEGDIGWAVVWHRKVEEGVELQDILDALDNVAMNAPGLMDVGHLPLSEELNARGVESGVIHVVSYCNPATARKMIDFSPAMGAFLPCRVTIVEQEDGLHLYTMNMDMMIKMGKKMPEELKELTMAIREAMWEMMEKGATGDVF, via the coding sequence ATGAAAACCATCACTATGCTTAAAGTCGGCTTCCTTGCCGGTATCATTGCCTTAATGTCTGGCTGCGGAACGATGAAGGCAGCTGGAAACCTTGAAGAAGGCGCTTGGGGTACGTTTAATGAAATCTGGGATCGCTGGGTTGAAAGCGAAGGCGATATCGGATGGGCAGTGGTTTGGCACCGAAAAGTCGAAGAGGGTGTTGAACTTCAAGATATCCTTGATGCATTAGATAACGTCGCGATGAACGCACCTGGCTTAATGGATGTTGGTCATCTTCCATTATCAGAAGAACTTAATGCACGTGGTGTTGAATCCGGTGTCATCCATGTTGTTTCTTACTGTAACCCAGCTACCGCTCGCAAGATGATTGATTTTAGCCCAGCGATGGGTGCGTTTTTACCTTGTCGTGTCACCATTGTTGAACAAGAAGATGGCTTACACCTTTATACAATGAACATGGACATGATGATCAAAATGGGCAAAAAAATGCCTGAAGAGTTAAAAGAATTAACCATGGCTATTCGTGAAGCTATGTGGGAAATGATGGAAAAAGGCGCAACTGGCGACGTTTTCTAA
- a CDS encoding TolC family protein has translation MKLKTLVLAMSFTLPGLVMAQTVDFKTSVETTLSQNPQRDITAAQIDQARAAFDQAKLSRMPQFTLSVTGSHSNNALNVFGMKLQQRQATFTDFGFAEAPGPGSSSTFDTKPRDLNKPGSHNDLNTRIEMLLPIYNGGKIAGYQQQATAMLHAAQQGDQAVQQMLTYFVYEAYEGVHGARSFIQVAEQALVAADAYVNTTKNLVRQGVVVRSELLSAQAHHAEMELMFEQAKNQELLALDGLRTLMGLNADAPLDVAERVSIDLPNLTLDQMIQLAIDANPKLIAMRHQTQASQAAVRVAKSDAMPSFNLMARSDWNDESIGFSAHSYTLAAVASWKISDFGLTDRAVDQANAFVREQQARVHAEEQKVRMGLLQAWREYQNALKKVESSQAAVDYASEAQSLIARRYETGVATMTEVLAGQTQLDKARAELVAAQLSVNMQKAQLLLATGRMQLNHI, from the coding sequence ATGAAACTTAAAACTTTGGTGCTGGCAATGTCCTTCACGCTACCAGGCCTGGTTATGGCGCAAACCGTTGATTTTAAAACCAGTGTTGAAACAACCCTGTCGCAAAACCCGCAACGAGATATTACGGCAGCACAAATAGACCAGGCCAGGGCGGCGTTTGATCAAGCGAAGTTAAGTCGTATGCCTCAATTTACGCTATCGGTTACCGGTTCCCATTCTAACAACGCGCTAAATGTGTTTGGTATGAAATTACAGCAGCGTCAGGCAACGTTTACTGATTTTGGTTTTGCTGAGGCACCAGGACCCGGTTCATCTTCAACCTTTGATACTAAGCCGCGTGATCTTAATAAGCCAGGCAGTCATAATGACTTAAACACCCGTATAGAGATGTTACTGCCGATCTACAATGGTGGCAAAATTGCAGGCTATCAACAACAAGCCACTGCGATGTTACATGCCGCGCAGCAGGGTGACCAGGCTGTACAGCAAATGTTGACCTATTTTGTCTATGAAGCCTATGAAGGGGTGCATGGCGCGCGTTCATTTATTCAAGTCGCCGAGCAAGCATTGGTCGCAGCGGATGCCTATGTAAATACGACGAAGAATCTTGTACGCCAAGGTGTTGTTGTCAGATCTGAGTTACTTAGCGCACAAGCGCACCATGCTGAAATGGAGCTAATGTTTGAACAGGCTAAAAACCAGGAATTATTAGCGCTTGATGGTTTGCGAACCTTGATGGGCTTGAATGCTGATGCGCCGCTGGATGTGGCAGAGCGGGTGTCGATTGATTTACCTAATTTAACGTTGGATCAGATGATCCAATTGGCGATTGATGCTAATCCAAAATTAATCGCTATGCGCCATCAAACTCAAGCCAGCCAAGCAGCCGTTCGGGTTGCCAAGTCCGATGCTATGCCAAGTTTTAACTTAATGGCGCGTTCCGATTGGAACGATGAATCCATTGGCTTCAGTGCTCATTCTTACACACTAGCCGCTGTTGCTTCATGGAAGATTAGTGACTTTGGTCTAACCGATCGCGCGGTTGATCAAGCCAATGCCTTCGTACGTGAACAACAGGCAAGGGTTCATGCTGAAGAGCAAAAGGTGCGGATGGGTTTGCTTCAAGCTTGGCGAGAGTATCAAAATGCATTGAAAAAAGTCGAGTCAAGTCAGGCTGCGGTTGATTATGCCTCAGAGGCGCAATCTTTAATCGCACGTCGTTATGAAACGGGGGTCGCGACTATGACAGAGGTGTTAGCAGGACAAACCCAGCTTGACAAAGCTCGCGCTGAGTTGGTGGCTGCACAGTTAAGTGTCAATATGCAAAAAGCACAATTACTTTTGGCTACGGGCCGCATGCAGTTAAACCATATCTAA
- a CDS encoding porin gives MKKNVLALAIGAAMTAAYVPAMAEMKVSGRAHMSVDHMDNGDASKVDLSSNSSRIRFAGSKNITEGLQGFVQLEQQIDFDRRAEDSSGTRGNTFVTRDTFFGLKGDFGTVRLGFFDTPTKKVRSFTDMFGDRVGDARNMTKGTFDQRFHNSIHYQTPAMSGLTFDIQYSTDNRAKSDDQVATTGERDSVSTSLTFKSGDLTAMVAYEAQGGDNVKDRTAVRLGATYNVAKGFQVAAFFEDADKNSNDNTVFGLGTYYDLTPEYRLRAQYYVAGESSAKNDGASMAAVGIDRRFGRDLTLYAMYAATSNDSGASFLVTGGGHGSQMNPFEPGKNVSAISLGAIYNF, from the coding sequence ATGAAAAAAAATGTACTTGCTTTAGCGATTGGCGCGGCAATGACCGCTGCTTATGTTCCAGCCATGGCAGAAATGAAGGTTTCAGGCCGCGCACATATGTCTGTGGATCACATGGATAATGGTGATGCTTCAAAAGTGGATCTATCAAGTAACTCTTCACGTATTCGTTTTGCTGGTTCAAAAAATATTACTGAAGGCCTGCAAGGTTTTGTTCAATTAGAGCAACAGATTGATTTTGATCGTCGTGCTGAAGATAGTTCTGGCACGCGTGGGAATACTTTTGTAACTAGAGACACCTTTTTTGGTTTAAAAGGTGATTTTGGTACTGTTCGCTTAGGTTTCTTTGACACTCCAACTAAAAAAGTAAGAAGCTTTACTGATATGTTTGGTGACCGTGTGGGTGATGCGCGTAACATGACTAAAGGTACTTTTGACCAGCGTTTCCATAACAGTATCCATTATCAAACGCCAGCTATGTCAGGCTTGACGTTCGATATTCAATACTCAACTGACAACCGTGCTAAATCTGATGATCAAGTTGCAACAACCGGAGAACGTGATTCGGTTTCAACATCTTTAACCTTCAAATCGGGTGATTTAACCGCTATGGTAGCTTATGAAGCACAGGGCGGTGATAATGTTAAAGACAGGACTGCAGTGCGTCTAGGGGCTACCTATAATGTAGCGAAGGGCTTCCAAGTCGCAGCATTCTTTGAAGATGCTGATAAAAACTCAAACGATAATACTGTCTTTGGCTTAGGTACTTATTATGATTTAACTCCAGAATACCGTTTACGCGCTCAATATTATGTTGCGGGTGAGTCAAGCGCTAAAAATGATGGTGCTTCAATGGCTGCGGTAGGTATTGATCGTCGTTTTGGTCGTGATTTGACACTCTATGCTATGTATGCGGCGACTTCAAACGATTCAGGTGCTAGCTTCCTTGTAACTGGCGGTGGTCATGGTTCTCAGATGAACCCTTTTGAACCCGGTAAAAACGTGAGTGCTATCTCTTTAGGTGCGATTTACAACTTCTAA
- a CDS encoding alpha/beta fold hydrolase — translation MFQKTQATLIDGPAGQIECRVGQLAKGGTPPGLVVLCHPHPLYDGSMNNKVVTTMEKAFSQAGWQTLAFNFRGVGQSEGFYDHGKGEQQDLAAVVNWAQGYFGDLPLGLAGFSFGSYIGLLQAKLLDAQLLVTVAPPVNLYDFKEIELPSRVKWSLIQGGQDEVVPAYKVANWMRGIQPRPDVYWRESAGHFFHGELVWLKKMLSVVIS, via the coding sequence ATGTTTCAAAAAACGCAAGCGACTTTAATTGATGGTCCTGCAGGTCAGATAGAATGTCGAGTTGGTCAGCTAGCTAAGGGGGGAACACCGCCAGGCCTGGTGGTTTTATGTCACCCGCACCCTTTGTATGACGGTTCAATGAATAATAAAGTGGTGACGACCATGGAGAAGGCTTTTTCTCAGGCGGGATGGCAGACCTTGGCCTTTAACTTTAGGGGAGTCGGTCAGAGTGAAGGATTTTATGATCATGGTAAGGGTGAGCAGCAGGATTTGGCCGCTGTCGTCAATTGGGCACAGGGATACTTTGGTGATCTTCCTTTAGGTTTGGCGGGGTTTTCATTCGGTAGCTATATTGGTTTATTGCAGGCTAAGTTATTGGATGCTCAATTATTAGTGACTGTAGCGCCTCCTGTTAATTTATATGATTTCAAAGAAATAGAACTACCTTCTAGAGTTAAATGGAGCTTAATTCAAGGTGGTCAAGATGAAGTGGTTCCTGCTTATAAGGTGGCAAATTGGATGCGAGGTATTCAGCCACGACCGGATGTGTATTGGCGTGAATCGGCCGGACATTTTTTTCATGGTGAGTTAGTTTGGTTAAAGAAAATGCTTAGTGTGGTGATTTCTTAA
- the arsJ gene encoding organoarsenical effux MFS transporter ArsJ → MNPIKQYALITGNYWAFTVTDGALRMLVVLYFWQLGYSPLEIALLFLFYEFFGLVTNLVGGWLGARWGLNITMNLGLGLQVFALMMLTVPPEWLGVVYVMFAQALSGIAKDLNKMSAKSAIKNLASDSSGQLYRWVSLLTGSKNALKGVGFFVGAVLLAWIGFANAMMVMSGVLASALLLCIIMLDGSLGKAKNKPKFNEMFSKNPQINWLSTARFFLFGARDVWFVVALPVFLVGVLEWDHTYVGAFMALWVIGYGIVQALSPKITGLKSGANPTGRTASVLGFVLAGVPFAMAMSLSIDPQTVLIVGLSLFGVLFALNSAVHSYLIVSIASTDGTSKDVGFYYMANAAGRLVGTLLSGYVYQEWGMEACLYFSAGFILLAALLVIKMEPKKATA, encoded by the coding sequence ATAAACCCTATTAAACAATACGCGCTGATTACCGGCAACTACTGGGCGTTTACGGTGACCGATGGCGCCTTAAGGATGCTCGTGGTGTTATATTTCTGGCAGTTAGGCTACAGTCCGCTGGAAATTGCGTTGCTGTTTTTGTTTTATGAGTTTTTTGGGCTAGTCACTAACCTGGTCGGTGGCTGGCTTGGCGCGCGCTGGGGGTTGAATATCACCATGAATCTTGGGCTGGGCTTACAGGTCTTCGCGCTGATGATGTTGACTGTTCCGCCCGAATGGTTGGGAGTGGTGTATGTGATGTTTGCACAAGCTCTGTCGGGTATTGCCAAGGACCTCAATAAAATGAGCGCCAAAAGTGCGATTAAAAACCTCGCATCAGATAGCTCCGGGCAGCTGTATCGCTGGGTAAGTTTGCTCACAGGCTCAAAAAACGCGCTCAAGGGTGTGGGGTTTTTTGTTGGCGCGGTGTTATTGGCGTGGATTGGTTTTGCCAATGCGATGATGGTGATGAGTGGGGTGCTTGCTAGCGCTTTATTACTCTGCATTATTATGCTGGATGGTTCACTCGGCAAAGCGAAAAACAAGCCGAAGTTTAATGAGATGTTTTCCAAAAACCCACAGATTAACTGGCTGTCCACCGCGCGCTTTTTTTTGTTTGGTGCGCGTGATGTTTGGTTTGTGGTCGCCTTGCCGGTTTTTTTAGTCGGAGTGCTGGAATGGGATCACACCTACGTAGGTGCATTTATGGCGCTATGGGTGATAGGTTATGGCATAGTTCAAGCCCTATCGCCAAAAATAACCGGTTTAAAATCCGGCGCCAACCCAACAGGGCGAACGGCTAGCGTGCTTGGGTTTGTGTTAGCCGGTGTGCCGTTTGCGATGGCGATGAGTTTAAGCATTGACCCACAAACTGTGTTAATTGTCGGCCTAAGCCTGTTTGGTGTGTTGTTTGCTCTTAATTCAGCGGTGCACTCGTATTTGATTGTGTCGATTGCCAGCACCGATGGCACCTCAAAAGATGTCGGCTTTTACTACATGGCGAACGCCGCAGGCCGCTTAGTTGGTACCTTGTTATCCGGTTATGTTTATCAAGAGTGGGGCATGGAAGCCTGTTTATACTTCTCAGCAGGTTTTATTTTATTAGCCGCGCTGTTAGTGATTAAAATGGAACCGAAAAAAGCGACTGCTTGA
- a CDS encoding 4-phosphoerythronate dehydrogenase, producing the protein MPQKKLVIDDAIPYADAIFSHLGQITRLPGRDINAEHLKHADALIVRSRTQVNAELLKNSTVQFVGSSVVGLDHIDQAWLAEQGIHFYSAQGCNANSVAEYVINGLFDMAEHKQWTLADKTLGIVGVGHVGKLLKQKADALGIKTLLNDPPRARTEGEAGFCSLDHLLATADIVSLHTPLTQEGDHPSYQLLNKHNMTLIKPDALLINAARGGIIDEQAWLGLKNLANIIDCWQGEPFINPALYYKADIATAHIAGHSLEAKVAGSEMVYRQLCAFWNITPQTAWQHHLPDAPLALQHPKIDNEQQALAHIFKQTYDLRLDDQAIRSQRIEQVHAQFESHRRHYPIRREWAQHKLKKTSNKRLNQTLETLGFMLY; encoded by the coding sequence ATGCCACAAAAAAAACTGGTTATTGATGATGCCATTCCCTATGCCGACGCAATTTTTAGCCATTTAGGTCAGATCACTCGGCTGCCTGGTCGAGACATTAACGCCGAACATCTAAAACACGCTGATGCCTTAATCGTGCGCTCACGCACTCAAGTTAATGCCGAGCTACTTAAAAACAGCACTGTGCAATTTGTAGGCAGCAGCGTTGTTGGGCTAGATCATATAGACCAGGCCTGGTTAGCTGAACAAGGCATTCATTTTTACTCAGCCCAAGGCTGTAATGCGAATTCTGTCGCGGAATATGTCATTAACGGCCTTTTTGATATGGCTGAACATAAACAATGGACACTGGCCGATAAAACACTTGGAATCGTTGGTGTCGGTCATGTCGGCAAGCTTTTAAAGCAAAAAGCCGATGCCCTAGGTATTAAGACGCTGCTCAACGACCCACCCCGCGCACGAACAGAAGGTGAGGCTGGGTTTTGTTCACTCGACCATCTTTTGGCTACAGCAGATATTGTCAGCTTGCACACACCGCTAACTCAAGAGGGTGATCATCCGAGCTACCAACTCCTAAACAAACATAATATGACTTTGATTAAGCCTGATGCACTGCTGATTAATGCTGCACGCGGTGGAATTATTGATGAGCAGGCCTGGTTGGGCTTAAAAAACTTGGCCAATATTATTGATTGCTGGCAAGGTGAACCCTTTATCAACCCAGCACTTTATTACAAAGCGGATATCGCCACCGCTCATATCGCTGGCCACTCGCTTGAAGCTAAAGTCGCGGGGAGTGAAATGGTTTATCGCCAGCTTTGTGCATTTTGGAACATCACGCCACAAACCGCTTGGCAACACCACTTACCTGACGCGCCTTTAGCACTTCAACACCCCAAAATAGATAATGAACAGCAGGCTTTAGCCCATATTTTTAAACAAACCTATGATCTACGCCTTGATGACCAAGCGATCAGATCGCAGCGTATTGAGCAGGTTCACGCGCAATTTGAATCCCATCGACGTCACTACCCAATTCGCCGAGAATGGGCGCAGCACAAACTGAAAAAAACATCTAATAAGCGCCTTAATCAAACACTCGAAACGCTTGGTTTTATGCTATATTAA
- a CDS encoding efflux RND transporter periplasmic adaptor subunit — translation MKVTSKLISLSVLTIALGLTGCFSDQIATDAPQYQVAEHEVSVAPVNLGTVPLVASVPGSVVPDQQARIASRLMGYIRSIPVEVGHHIKRGDLLFEIDPQDIQSQISQARAVYQQAQAALENAKADFDRFSQLLKEESVSRQQFDGIRLQYSVAQENLAAAKAGLDQAEFQLNYANVRAPFDGVIVQKMAVAGDLAVPGNPVVVIENLRSLSVQTEVSQDLFAVLKVGDTAQILVDGVAYQMTGEIYSLVAAANPRTRGHTTKLSLPEVNNVNSGTFARISFVRGERQAILLPAEALVTRAGIQGVFVVGADNLVSFRMVRIGEKLNGHFEVQAGLDVGEQVVVSNNQTLVNGDRVIFNASSTGA, via the coding sequence ATGAAAGTTACAAGTAAACTAATTAGCCTGAGCGTATTAACTATTGCGCTGGGTTTAACGGGTTGTTTTTCGGACCAAATCGCAACGGATGCTCCGCAGTATCAAGTGGCAGAGCATGAGGTTAGCGTCGCGCCAGTGAATCTTGGTACGGTTCCCTTAGTCGCCAGTGTGCCGGGTTCGGTTGTGCCCGATCAGCAGGCACGGATTGCGTCGCGTTTAATGGGTTATATTCGCAGTATCCCGGTTGAGGTGGGGCATCACATCAAGCGCGGTGATTTATTGTTTGAAATTGACCCGCAGGATATTCAAAGTCAGATTTCTCAAGCTCGCGCCGTTTACCAACAGGCGCAAGCCGCTTTGGAAAACGCAAAAGCGGATTTTGATCGCTTTTCTCAATTGTTAAAAGAAGAGTCTGTATCACGCCAGCAGTTTGATGGTATCCGTTTACAGTATAGCGTGGCGCAAGAGAATCTAGCCGCCGCTAAAGCTGGGTTAGATCAAGCTGAGTTCCAGCTTAATTATGCCAATGTGCGCGCGCCATTTGATGGTGTTATTGTACAGAAAATGGCGGTAGCAGGTGATTTGGCTGTGCCAGGTAACCCTGTTGTAGTGATTGAGAATTTGCGCTCCTTGAGTGTACAAACCGAAGTGTCTCAAGACTTATTTGCGGTGTTAAAAGTGGGTGATACCGCACAGATTTTGGTGGACGGTGTGGCCTATCAAATGACAGGTGAAATTTATTCATTAGTAGCCGCTGCCAATCCGCGTACGCGTGGGCATACCACTAAGCTCAGCTTGCCAGAAGTGAATAATGTTAATTCAGGTACCTTCGCACGCATTAGTTTTGTGCGCGGTGAGCGCCAAGCGATTTTGTTACCCGCCGAGGCGTTAGTCACCCGTGCCGGCATACAGGGTGTGTTTGTGGTCGGTGCCGATAATCTTGTCAGTTTTAGAATGGTGCGCATTGGCGAAAAGCTCAATGGTCATTTTGAGGTGCAGGCTGGGTTGGATGTTGGCGAGCAAGTTGTGGTGAGTAATAATCAAACCTTGGTAAATGGCGATCGGGTGATCTTTAATGCGTCGAGCACAGGAGCTTAA